One part of the Vicia villosa cultivar HV-30 ecotype Madison, WI linkage group LG6, Vvil1.0, whole genome shotgun sequence genome encodes these proteins:
- the LOC131613592 gene encoding uncharacterized protein LOC131613592, whose amino-acid sequence MGCVCFQILTTLSAIKIFMKGNPVSTLLGDTYYSIHLINSYGKGMITSCTPLLYNWYISHLPDTHEFWSHKGLKWSHKIMTLTNTDIVWTNNHFCRMKTLDCCGDFPNVPLIGTKGGISYSPILDRRQFGFPMDKKPRKILLDGFFLEEKVESKEFREMIANAWHPSHRNKIKDWKIKGDHSLEPFDSWVGSRAAELRIPILPGTSLPPVKKSPPPVVSPPTTEDLQEALRKMKKSRDHWKKKFEYSEAELGMMEESYGDLIKVKDDQLFLQDGWLMEKDLTSAKYTREKKRKQEAKSLPPKEAAWKSIIEKLEKVKLKKKKKKFQDDMDTSH is encoded by the coding sequence GTCTGTTTCCAAATATTGACAACTTTGAGTGCTATTAAGATCTTCATGAAAGGAAACCCTGTTTCTACCTTGCTTGGGGACACTTACTACTCTATTCATCTAATAAATTCTTATGGAAAGGGAATGATTACTTCTTGTACTCCTTTGCTATACAATTGGTACATCTCTCATCTGCCTGACACCCATGAGTTTTGGAGTCACAAAGGACTAAAGTGGTCACACAAGATCATGACTCTCACCAACACTGATATTGTTTGGACTAACAATCACTTTTGTAGGATGAAAACTTTGGATTGTTGTGGTGATTTCCCTAATGTGCCCCTTATTGGTACAAAAGGAGGAATTAGCTATAGCCCCATTTTAGATCGTCGTCAATTTGGGTTTCCTATGGACAAAAAGCCAAGAAAAATTTTATTGGATGGGTTCTTTCTTGAAGAAAAAGTTGAAAGCAAAGAGTTTAGGGAAATGATTGCTAATGCTTGGCACCCAAGccatagaaataaaattaaagattGGAAGATAAAAGGTGATCACTCACTTGAGCCCTTTGATAGCTGGGTTGGTTCAAGAGCTGCTGAACTTAGGATACCTATTCTCCCCGGGACATCTCTACCTCCTGTTAAGAAGTCTCCTCCACCTGTTGTGTCTCCACCAACAACTGAAGACCTCCAAGAAGCTCTAAGGAAGATGAAGAAGTCAAGAGATCATTGGAAGAAGAAGTTTGAGTATTCTGAAGCTGAATTGGGGATGATGGAAGAATCCTATGGTGATCTAATCAAAGTAAAAGATGATCAACTATTCctccaagatggatggctcatggaAAAGGATCTCACCAGTGCCAAGTATAcaagagagaagaagagaaaacaaGAAGCAAAATCACTCCCTCCAAAGGAAGCTGCATGGAAGAGTATTATTGAGAAGTTGGAGAAGGTtaagctgaagaagaagaagaagaagtttcaaGATGACATGGATACTTCTCACTAA